TCCGCGTCGAAGTACATGCCCGCGTCCATCGTATCAGGTTTGAGGGCAACCGCGCGGTGGCAGTCGAGTATTCCCAGGACGGGCAGTTGAAGACGATCCCGTGCGAAAAGGAAGTCATTGTCAGCGGCGGCGCCTATAATTCGCCCCAACTGTTGATGCTTTCCGGTATCGGACCGCGTGATGAGTTGGAGAAGCATGGAATCGAAGTGATTCATGATATTCCCGGTGTCGGCCAGAATCTTCACGACCATCCTGACCTGATGCTGGTCTACCAGTCGAAGAAGCGGCTCGGGATCGCACTCAATGTCGTTGGCGCGCTCAAGACCGTGCGAGACCTATTCCAGTATCTCACGCAAAGGAAAAGCTGGCTGGCATCGCCGCCCACGGCTGCAGGCGGTTTCTTGCGATCCGCGCCGGGGCAGAACCGGGCGGACTGCCAGGTCCATGTCGTGCCGCTCGCCTATCGCGACCATGCGCGCGACTACAAGCTGATGACGAAATGGGGCTATACGATCATTCTCAATATTGGGCGCCCAAAGAGCCGCGGCTGGGTTGCCTTACATGACTCAAACCCCGAATCCGATCCCAAGATTGACCTCAATCTCTTGAGTCATCCCGACGACCTCAAGACGTTGCGCAATGCCTTCCGTGTCGTGCAGGAGATCCTGCATTCGGATCGCATGAAGGCGATGATGAAACGGCCTCTCTATCCTGACCGCTACCTTGAAACTGATGAAGAGATCGACGCCTATATCCGGGCAGAAGCCAATCATGCTTATCATCCGGTGGGAACATGCAAGATGGGCACCGACGAGATGGCGGTGGTCGACAACCGCCTGCGCGTTCACGGCCTCGCAAATATCCGCGTGGCCGATGCCTCGATCATGCCATCAGTCGTCAACGGCAACACCAATGCAACCTGCATCATGATCGGCGAGAAAGCCGCCGACATGATCCGGCACGATAATATGAGCAGCAAGAATAGCATCGCAGAATATTGAATTGGACGATTGGATCAATGCTGCAGACACAGATGCTTACGAAAAGAAGTCCGGAGAGGCCTATCGCATGTCAGTTTATTATGTGTCGACTGCGCCATTGTGGGCGAGCGCCTTAGAGGAGCGCGGCTGATGGACGTCCGTACGCAAATACGTCGCGCCGCACGTTATTTCGCCCAGCAAGAGGCTCTCGTTCACGGCCACAGGCGGTTGACTTTCTCGGAAGCCTGGTTGCGCGGCGTGAAGCTCGCAAATGCTCTTGCGGAGTGCGGCCTTCAACCGGGTGACCGGATTGCTACGCTGGAGAAGAACTCCATCGAGGCCGCCGACATCATACTGGCGGCTGCCATTGGAAACTATACGCGTGTTCCTCTCTATGCGCGCAACCGATGTGAAGCGCACGCCCATATGATCGCGAGTACCGGATCTCGGTTGGCGCTGGTCGATGAGGCATTGGCTTCGGAGTTGGCGGGGCTGGATGCCCAAGCTCCGACGCTTGAGCGGATCATTATCCGCGATCACAACTATGAGAATTGGTTGGCGACAGCCTCGGACCGGGATCCTGATCCCGTCGTCGCGCCGGAGGACTATTGTGTCATCCGCCACACCGGCGGCACGACGGGCAAACCCAAGGGCGTTGCCTATCGGCACCGTTCATGGATGACGATCTCCGCCGCATTTTTCAGCATCGGCCCCCAAGTGGCCCCAGGGGATGCCATTCTGCATGTCGGCCCGTTGTCCCATGCATCGGGCTTCCTGTTCGTGCCGGCCTGGTATTGCGGCGCCCGCAACGTGATGATGGACGGCTTCGATCCAGCGTCCTTTCTTGACACTCTCGAGCAGGAACGGATCAGCCATGCCTTTGTAGCCCCCACCATGCTCAATGCCATAGTGCATCACGACGGGGCATATGGCCGCCACTTTCCGAATTTGAAGTTTCTGCTGAGTGCTTCAGCGCCGATCTCCGAGCCGACGCTTCGCAAGTCGTGCCAGATATTCGGGAATCATGTTCTTCATTCGGGCTATGGACAGACCGAAATCCTGCCCATCGCGTCTATGGGGCCCAACGAGTGGTTCGGCGAATTTGAAGGTTCTGCCCCAATTCGGGCGGTCGGACGTCCCATGAGTGGCGCCGATATCGAAATCCGTAACGAGGACGGAAAGGTGCTGGGACCAAACGAGCCCGGCGAGATCGTCGCACGGTTCGAAAATGGCCAGATGGAGGAATTCTGGAACGATCCGGAGGAAACCGCCCGGCGCATGGAAGATGGCTGGGTCAAAACCGGCGATGTCGGCATGATCGACACAAACGGATTTTTGTATCTGCTCGATCGCAACAACGACATGATCGTGTCAGGCGGCTTCAATATCTATCCCACCGAAATCGAAAACGTAATTGCCGACCATCCCGGTGTACTCGAGGTCGCGGTCTTTGGCGTGCCCCATGAAAAATGGGGTGAAACGCCGCTTGCAATGGTGCGTGTCAAGCCCGGAGCACAAATCACGGAGACCGAGATAATAGATTTGGTGCGCCAGCGTCTGGGCTCCGCAAAAAAGCCAAGCAAGGTCGTTTTTACCGCCGAGCCACTGCCGTTGAGCAATGTCGGAAAGGTGCTTCGTTCAAAGCTTCGAGAGCCCTATTGGGCGGGCCAGGACCGGCGCATTTCGGGGGCATGACCGACGCAGCCATCCTAGCCACATCCTCTATTCCGGTGACCGCCTGCCGGCGCGCGGGAGACTGCAATGGACTATGAATACATCCTGGTTGAGCAACGCGGCCCAGCGCTTTGGGTGACCCTCAACCGGCCGGCAGCGTTGAACAGTCTGTCGTTGGCTTTGGCCGAGGAACTCGCCGCAGCGATCGAGGCAGCGGAAGCAGATGCGACGGTGCGCGCTTGCATTCTTACCGGCGCCGGACGGGCGTTTTGCGCTGGCGCGGATCTGCTCGCAATTGGCGATGGAACAGGCGGACAAACTCTCGCCGAACGCTTAAATCTGTTTCTGCCGCCGCTCGGTCAGGCTTTTAACAGGATCGAGACGTCGCGCCTTCCGATAATTGCGGCGGTCAACGGCCTTACGCTCGCCGGCGGCTTGGAACTGGTGTTGTGCTGTGATCTCGTCATTGCCGCGCACCCGGCCAGATTTGGCGACGCCCATGCAAATTACGGCCTGTTGCCCGGCGGTGGAGGGTCGGTTCGACTCCCTAGGAAGATCGGCGAAGCGCGTGCGAAACATCTGATGATGACCGGCGGGACCATCTCGGCTGCCGAGATGAAGGAAGCCGGACTCGTGACCCAACTGGTTGCTCCCGAGGATCTCATTGCGGCAGCGCAAGCGCTGGTAGAATCTCTTGCAGAAAAGAGCCGGCCAGGGCTCGCCTACATGAAGCAGCTAGTCCGCGCTGCGCAGGATAGCTCGCTCGAAGTCGGGCTGCGTCAGGAACTCGAAACCATGGCTGCTTACGCCTTGTCCAACGACATTGTCGAAGGACTGGCGGCATTCCGGGAGAAGCGGAAGCCCGATTTTTCCGACCGGTGAGACCTGATCGGATGCGGAACACATTGGAAGAATGGATCAACGAATGACCGACATATTCGTCATGGGGGTTGGGATGACCCCGTTCGGAAAACAGTTCGACAAGAGCCTGAAAATGCTCTGCGCCGAAGCTTCGTCGCAGGCCTTTTCCGACGCAGGATGCACCGCCGGCGATGTCGAAGCCATCTTCTTCGGCAATTGCGTCCAGGGGCATATGGAGGGCCAGGACATGATCCGCGGCGAAATCGTGGCGCGAGCGATGGGCATCTCAAGCGTTCCCGTGGTGAATGTCGAAAACGCATGTGCGACGGCTTCCACGGCCTTGCACATGGCCGCCGCCTATGTTCGATCGGGGGCAGCGGATGTCGTACTCGCGCTCGGCGCGGAGAAGATGTACTCGCCCGACAAGGCGCTCATGTTCAGTGCATTCGATGGCGCTTGGGACGTGCATGAAACCGAGTCGGGCCGCGCGCAGCTGCTGGCCATGGGCAATGGCGTCGATGTTCCGGAAGGAACGACATCGAGTCAGCCTTACAGCGT
The Novosphingobium sp. EMRT-2 genome window above contains:
- a CDS encoding class I adenylate-forming enzyme family protein → MDVRTQIRRAARYFAQQEALVHGHRRLTFSEAWLRGVKLANALAECGLQPGDRIATLEKNSIEAADIILAAAIGNYTRVPLYARNRCEAHAHMIASTGSRLALVDEALASELAGLDAQAPTLERIIIRDHNYENWLATASDRDPDPVVAPEDYCVIRHTGGTTGKPKGVAYRHRSWMTISAAFFSIGPQVAPGDAILHVGPLSHASGFLFVPAWYCGARNVMMDGFDPASFLDTLEQERISHAFVAPTMLNAIVHHDGAYGRHFPNLKFLLSASAPISEPTLRKSCQIFGNHVLHSGYGQTEILPIASMGPNEWFGEFEGSAPIRAVGRPMSGADIEIRNEDGKVLGPNEPGEIVARFENGQMEEFWNDPEETARRMEDGWVKTGDVGMIDTNGFLYLLDRNNDMIVSGGFNIYPTEIENVIADHPGVLEVAVFGVPHEKWGETPLAMVRVKPGAQITETEIIDLVRQRLGSAKKPSKVVFTAEPLPLSNVGKVLRSKLREPYWAGQDRRISGA
- a CDS encoding GMC family oxidoreductase — its product is MADYVIIGGGSSGGVIASRLSEDPDVTVCLLEAGGPGTSPLVSTPGAFAALIQDYRINTLNWRFNTDPSKALNDRRLYNPRGKMLGGSSGMNGMVYIRGDRSDFDHWAELGNDGWGYNDVLPYFRKAENNERGEDEFHGSSGPLHVSNGKREFDVYDAFIEAATGLDHQANPDFNGASQEGVGIYQFTVKDGKRASVKACYLDPVMGRRGNLRVEVHARVHRIRFEGNRAVAVEYSQDGQLKTIPCEKEVIVSGGAYNSPQLLMLSGIGPRDELEKHGIEVIHDIPGVGQNLHDHPDLMLVYQSKKRLGIALNVVGALKTVRDLFQYLTQRKSWLASPPTAAGGFLRSAPGQNRADCQVHVVPLAYRDHARDYKLMTKWGYTIILNIGRPKSRGWVALHDSNPESDPKIDLNLLSHPDDLKTLRNAFRVVQEILHSDRMKAMMKRPLYPDRYLETDEEIDAYIRAEANHAYHPVGTCKMGTDEMAVVDNRLRVHGLANIRVADASIMPSVVNGNTNATCIMIGEKAADMIRHDNMSSKNSIAEY
- a CDS encoding enoyl-CoA hydratase/isomerase family protein, with product MDYEYILVEQRGPALWVTLNRPAALNSLSLALAEELAAAIEAAEADATVRACILTGAGRAFCAGADLLAIGDGTGGQTLAERLNLFLPPLGQAFNRIETSRLPIIAAVNGLTLAGGLELVLCCDLVIAAHPARFGDAHANYGLLPGGGGSVRLPRKIGEARAKHLMMTGGTISAAEMKEAGLVTQLVAPEDLIAAAQALVESLAEKSRPGLAYMKQLVRAAQDSSLEVGLRQELETMAAYALSNDIVEGLAAFREKRKPDFSDR